In the Ruminococcus sp. OA3 genome, one interval contains:
- a CDS encoding formate--tetrahydrofolate ligase: MGFKSDIEIAQESTMTPITEIAAKAGIDDKYLEQYGKYKAKIDYNLLQESDAPNGKLVLVTAINPTPAGEGKTTTTVGLADGLQKLGKNVMVALREPSLGPVFGVKGGAAGGGYAQVVPMEDINLHFTGDFHAIGAANNLLAAMIDNHIFQGNALNIDPRKITWRRCVDMNDRQLRNIVNGLGGKTNGMPREDGYDITVASEIMAVLCLARDIDDLKQRLSRIIVGYTYGSVAEQKPVTAGDLNAQGAMCALLKDALKPNLVQTLEHVPAIVHGGPFANIAHGCNSVIATKMALKLGDYAITEAGFGADLGAEKFLDIKCRMAGLTPSAVVIVATVRALKYNGGVQKADLNNENLEALEKGLPNLLQHVGNIKNVYGLPCVVAINAFPTDTKAELDLVESKCRELGVNVALSEVWAKGGEGGVALAKEVIRLVEEPSEFHYSYELEGSIEDKLNQIVKKIYHGNGAVLTANAQKQAQELEAMGFGNCPICVAKTQYSFTDDQNKLGAPTDFDVTVRNLKISAGAGFIVALTGEIMTMPGLPKVPAAERIDVDSSGKISGLF, encoded by the coding sequence ATGGGATTCAAATCAGACATTGAAATTGCTCAGGAGAGTACAATGACGCCAATTACCGAAATTGCAGCAAAAGCGGGGATTGACGACAAATACCTCGAACAATACGGTAAGTACAAAGCAAAAATTGACTACAATTTATTGCAGGAATCTGATGCACCCAACGGAAAGCTGGTCCTGGTAACCGCAATCAACCCGACACCCGCAGGAGAAGGCAAAACAACAACTACAGTGGGTCTTGCCGATGGTCTGCAGAAGCTCGGCAAAAATGTTATGGTCGCACTTCGCGAGCCATCTCTCGGACCGGTCTTTGGTGTGAAAGGCGGTGCCGCAGGCGGCGGATATGCACAGGTAGTCCCAATGGAAGATATCAATCTGCATTTCACAGGTGATTTTCATGCGATCGGAGCCGCCAATAATCTTCTGGCCGCTATGATTGACAACCATATTTTCCAGGGCAATGCGCTGAATATTGACCCGCGTAAAATAACCTGGAGAAGATGTGTGGATATGAATGACCGTCAGCTGCGTAATATCGTAAACGGCCTCGGCGGCAAGACAAACGGTATGCCGCGCGAAGACGGATATGATATCACAGTTGCGTCTGAGATCATGGCTGTTCTCTGTCTTGCCCGGGACATCGACGACTTAAAACAGCGTCTCTCCCGTATTATCGTCGGTTATACTTATGGTAGTGTTGCGGAGCAGAAACCGGTAACTGCAGGTGATCTGAATGCTCAGGGAGCTATGTGTGCACTTCTGAAAGATGCGTTGAAACCAAACCTGGTGCAGACTCTGGAACACGTTCCTGCTATCGTACACGGAGGTCCATTTGCCAATATCGCTCACGGCTGCAACTCCGTCATCGCAACCAAGATGGCACTGAAACTGGGTGATTACGCAATTACAGAGGCAGGATTCGGCGCTGACCTCGGAGCCGAGAAGTTTCTCGATATCAAATGTCGTATGGCGGGCCTGACACCTTCCGCTGTTGTCATTGTGGCAACCGTCCGCGCTCTGAAATATAATGGCGGTGTTCAGAAAGCGGATCTGAATAATGAAAACCTGGAAGCACTGGAAAAGGGCCTTCCAAATCTGCTCCAGCATGTTGGAAATATCAAAAACGTATACGGTCTTCCGTGTGTCGTCGCAATCAATGCATTCCCGACAGATACCAAGGCTGAGCTTGACCTTGTAGAGTCCAAATGCCGTGAACTCGGCGTTAACGTTGCTCTTTCGGAAGTATGGGCAAAAGGCGGCGAAGGCGGTGTCGCTCTCGCAAAAGAGGTCATTCGTCTTGTGGAGGAACCGAGTGAGTTCCACTATTCATATGAACTGGAAGGCAGTATCGAAGATAAACTGAACCAGATTGTTAAAAAGATTTACCATGGAAACGGTGCCGTCCTGACTGCCAATGCTCAGAAGCAGGCTCAGGAACTGGAGGCAATGGGCTTTGGAAACTGCCCGATCTGCGTTGCCAAAACACAGTACAGCTTTACCGACGACCAGAATAAGCTGGGGGCTCCTACGGATTTCGATGTCACTGTAAGAAACCTCAAGATTTCCGCCGGCGCAGGCTTTATCGTAGCACTGACGGGCGAAATCATGACGATGCCCGGTCTCCCGAAAGTTCCTGCGGCAGAACGCATTGACGTAGACAGTTCAGGAAAGATTTCCGGTCTGTTCTAA
- a CDS encoding formate/nitrite transporter family protein: protein MFQSAYSDVVKAGCNKSNLLKKNPWGYLMASVIAGMFIAFGSFVCMTIGGILIADSAATAKLISSLSFASALSLVVMAGSELFTGNNFVMACASFSKKVSWFETIKLWIICYFGNLIGSWLAVILYHLTGLTENADVSSYFATVSVAKLSLSPLEMITRGILCNILVCLAVWCSIKMQSEAAKLIMILWCIFLFMMCGFEHSIANMSIIGVGLLHPLTGVATISVNYYITDLFFVTLGNIIGGVAFVALPYYWISAKD from the coding sequence ATGTTCCAATCTGCTTATTCTGACGTAGTGAAGGCAGGATGCAATAAATCAAATCTTCTGAAAAAAAATCCCTGGGGATATCTGATGGCTTCCGTAATTGCCGGAATGTTCATTGCATTCGGCAGCTTCGTATGTATGACGATCGGCGGTATACTGATCGCAGACAGCGCAGCTACCGCGAAACTGATCTCTTCCCTTTCCTTTGCGTCTGCACTCAGCCTTGTCGTGATGGCAGGCAGCGAGTTGTTTACCGGAAACAACTTCGTTATGGCATGTGCTTCTTTTTCTAAAAAGGTAAGCTGGTTTGAGACGATAAAACTGTGGATTATCTGTTACTTCGGCAACCTGATCGGGAGCTGGCTCGCAGTCATACTTTACCACCTGACAGGTCTCACTGAAAATGCTGATGTCTCTTCCTATTTTGCCACTGTTTCCGTCGCGAAACTGTCACTCAGCCCTCTTGAAATGATCACCCGCGGTATCCTGTGTAATATTCTTGTCTGTCTGGCCGTCTGGTGCAGTATCAAAATGCAGTCAGAGGCTGCCAAGCTTATCATGATCTTATGGTGTATCTTTCTTTTTATGATGTGCGGTTTTGAACACAGTATCGCAAATATGAGTATTATCGGTGTGGGGCTTCTGCATCCGCTTACAGGTGTGGCTACCATCTCTGTTAATTATTACATAACAGACCTGTTTTTTGTTACCCTTGGCAATATCATCGGCGGAGTCGCATTTGTTGCACTTCCCTATTACTGGATTTCAGCTAAAGACTGA
- a CDS encoding NAD-dependent epimerase/dehydratase family protein, which produces MKRLYIITGAAGHLGNTLIRTLLKRGEKVRGLLLPGEPAWMGDKVRYTEGDIRYKDSLRPLFSDIKHRDVIVIHTAGIVDISDEASDLMQQVNVGGTKHVIELCLEHRVQRLVYVSSVHAIPEHNRYAVLKEVREFSADLVVGGYAKTKAEATQAVMNAVDLGLDAVIVHPSGILGPYNGSGNHLVQLVDDYIRGKLPACVHGGYDFVDVRDVAGGCLRAAVKGRKGECYILSNQYYEVTEVLKMVKSIVGGRKLPTLPLWIAKASVPLICRVAKLKKRRPLYTRYSLYALTSNGRFTHDKATSELNYKPRDLYATILDTIRWLMKSQSLAEIQ; this is translated from the coding sequence ATGAAGCGTCTCTATATCATAACGGGTGCGGCCGGGCACCTGGGAAATACACTGATCCGCACTCTGTTAAAGCGTGGAGAGAAGGTACGGGGGCTGCTCCTGCCCGGTGAACCTGCCTGGATGGGGGATAAAGTCAGGTATACGGAGGGAGATATTCGGTATAAAGACAGCCTTCGGCCGCTGTTTTCTGATATAAAGCACAGGGATGTAATAGTTATTCATACCGCTGGTATTGTGGATATCTCAGATGAGGCGTCCGATCTGATGCAGCAGGTCAACGTCGGGGGGACAAAACATGTCATCGAACTGTGCCTTGAACATAGAGTACAAAGGCTTGTCTATGTCAGTTCTGTACATGCCATACCAGAACACAACAGATATGCCGTCCTGAAGGAAGTGAGGGAGTTTTCGGCTGATCTGGTAGTGGGGGGATATGCCAAGACGAAGGCGGAAGCGACGCAGGCAGTGATGAATGCAGTGGATTTGGGTCTGGATGCAGTCATTGTACACCCATCCGGGATTTTGGGACCATACAATGGATCGGGAAATCATCTTGTCCAGCTGGTGGATGATTATATCAGAGGTAAACTGCCGGCATGTGTACATGGAGGTTATGATTTTGTAGATGTCAGGGATGTCGCGGGGGGATGCCTGCGGGCGGCGGTGAAAGGCAGAAAGGGAGAATGCTACATACTGTCCAACCAGTACTATGAAGTAACAGAAGTTCTCAAGATGGTAAAGAGTATTGTTGGAGGCAGAAAATTACCGACGCTTCCGCTTTGGATTGCAAAAGCGTCGGTTCCACTGATCTGCCGTGTTGCAAAACTGAAGAAGAGACGACCACTGTATACCCGATATTCTTTGTATGCACTGACAAGTAATGGAAGGTTTACCCATGATAAAGCCACTTCAGAATTGAACTATAAACCAAGAGACCTGTATGCGACCATATTGGATACGATACGCTGGCTTATGAAAAGTCAGTCTTTAGCTGAAATCCAGTAA
- a CDS encoding TetR/AcrR family transcriptional regulator, translating into MENRKNNAGDHRVRVTKMLIRKAFMDLLQKKPIQSISITELCSAAGINRGTFYSHYSNINDLLKKIETDMMLDFKNALNPLLQSESEPLTPAKITTGIFTCLKENADICTVTLGDYGDKDFVLRLIHLGYEVYQKTYPQFFAGATPRQLKYFYSYTSAGCIGLLRHWLDEDMITPPDEVAAMAEQFMMHGAAFSQTQKK; encoded by the coding sequence ATGGAAAACAGGAAAAACAATGCCGGTGATCACAGGGTCCGGGTGACTAAGATGCTGATCAGGAAGGCATTTATGGATCTGCTCCAAAAAAAACCTATTCAGAGTATCTCCATAACGGAACTCTGCTCAGCGGCCGGTATCAATCGAGGCACCTTTTATTCTCACTATTCCAATATCAATGATCTTTTGAAAAAAATAGAGACAGATATGATGCTGGATTTTAAAAATGCACTGAACCCTCTGCTTCAGTCAGAATCCGAACCGCTCACTCCCGCCAAAATAACGACCGGAATTTTTACATGCCTCAAGGAGAATGCAGATATCTGCACGGTAACACTGGGGGATTACGGGGATAAAGACTTTGTTCTGCGTCTCATCCATCTTGGATACGAGGTTTATCAGAAAACATATCCCCAGTTTTTTGCAGGGGCAACGCCAAGGCAACTGAAGTATTTCTATTCCTACACGAGCGCCGGATGTATCGGACTCCTCCGTCACTGGCTCGATGAAGATATGATCACCCCTCCTGACGAGGTGGCTGCCATGGCAGAACAATTTATGATGCACGGTGCTGCATTCTCACAGACCCAAAAAAAATGA
- a CDS encoding ABC transporter permease, protein MKFWDLIKMSCSNLWRRKLRTFLTILGVVIGTASIVVMVSLGLGLNKTTMDEMENSGGLTTIQVYEGGSAMMGFAMAQEESEDSGTQEQKRITDETIEQIAAIPHVKLVSPVLNLSMMAKQGRYIGYLDVYGMSREALEQMKLEFANGGLPEEGAENLQFVYGNQVIYNFSNESTGQGYWDSGELPDVDFTRPMYYILDADAYWTSKMGSTGGGNSDGGGEGGDSGTQQVTAPKKYVFPTAGVLAGDLNTYTEQSYSVYCDINPLKTQLKKVFRNKAIPGQPTTKSGKPYKEIFYSQAYVKIDDMENAESVQNEIKNLGYTPNWNAEWVQSQQKQFQSIQLVLGCIGAVSLFVAAIGIANTMMMSIYERTKEIGIIKVLGCSLANIRTLFLAEAAFIGFLGGMAGLALSYLISWALNHFGAAIGEYMTGNSNASVSYIPVWLAGLALVFAICVGIIAGFFPALRATRLSPLAAIRNE, encoded by the coding sequence ATGAAATTTTGGGATCTGATAAAGATGAGCTGCAGTAATCTGTGGCGCAGAAAGCTTAGAACATTTCTTACTATTCTTGGTGTAGTGATTGGAACAGCATCGATTGTAGTTATGGTATCCCTGGGACTTGGGCTGAATAAGACAACGATGGATGAGATGGAGAACAGCGGAGGGCTCACGACGATACAGGTCTATGAGGGTGGTTCTGCTATGATGGGGTTTGCGATGGCACAGGAAGAATCGGAAGACAGTGGGACCCAGGAGCAGAAAAGGATCACAGATGAGACGATAGAGCAGATTGCGGCGATACCGCATGTGAAGTTGGTTTCACCGGTGCTGAATCTTTCCATGATGGCGAAGCAGGGCCGATATATCGGCTATCTCGATGTATATGGGATGAGCCGGGAGGCCCTGGAACAGATGAAGCTGGAATTTGCAAATGGGGGTCTGCCGGAAGAAGGAGCCGAAAACCTTCAGTTTGTCTATGGAAATCAGGTTATTTACAATTTCAGCAATGAATCGACCGGACAGGGATACTGGGATTCCGGAGAGCTTCCTGATGTTGATTTCACGCGTCCAATGTATTACATCCTTGATGCGGATGCCTACTGGACAAGCAAGATGGGCAGTACGGGAGGAGGGAATTCCGATGGAGGAGGCGAAGGCGGTGACTCCGGGACACAGCAGGTGACAGCGCCGAAAAAGTATGTTTTTCCGACAGCGGGTGTCCTGGCAGGAGATCTCAATACATATACGGAACAGAGTTACAGTGTTTACTGTGATATCAACCCTCTGAAAACACAGCTGAAAAAGGTATTTCGGAATAAAGCGATACCGGGACAGCCCACAACGAAATCCGGCAAGCCATATAAGGAAATTTTTTACAGTCAGGCATACGTAAAAATTGATGATATGGAAAATGCGGAATCTGTTCAGAATGAGATTAAGAATCTTGGCTATACCCCGAACTGGAATGCGGAGTGGGTACAATCACAACAAAAACAATTCCAGAGCATTCAGCTCGTTCTTGGCTGTATCGGGGCAGTTTCGCTTTTTGTCGCTGCGATTGGAATTGCGAATACCATGATGATGTCCATCTATGAGCGGACAAAAGAGATCGGCATTATCAAGGTTCTGGGATGCAGTCTTGCAAATATTCGTACGTTGTTTCTTGCGGAGGCCGCATTTATCGGTTTTCTGGGAGGAATGGCCGGTCTGGCCCTGAGCTATCTGATTTCATGGGCGCTAAACCACTTTGGGGCTGCGATTGGGGAGTATATGACAGGAAATTCAAACGCGAGTGTTTCCTATATTCCTGTCTGGCTTGCAGGGCTTGCACTGGTTTTTGCCATCTGTGTCGGTATCATTGCCGGATTCTTCCCCGCGTTACGGGCAACACGGCTCAGTCCGCTTGCAGCGATCAGAAATGAATAA
- a CDS encoding ABC transporter ATP-binding protein, with translation MNIQGEPMSMESTEKPVISVKNLYKIYRVGETQVRALNGVDMEIFPGEFCAIVGTSGSGKSTLLNMLAGLEKPTKGEVIIQGKHMEKLNENELVRFRRERIGFIFQSFNLLPTMNALENVALPLSFRGIRKRIRLKRAAQLLKTVGLSDHLFHKPMQMSGGQQQRVGVARALVVDPAIIFADEPTGNLDSNTSADVMRLMQDVVRKQKKTLVMVTHDNHLASFADRIFHIIDGKIVKIENMREGKKG, from the coding sequence ATGAATATACAAGGGGAGCCGATGAGTATGGAAAGTACGGAAAAACCTGTCATCTCAGTAAAAAATCTGTATAAGATTTACCGGGTGGGTGAGACACAGGTGAGAGCGCTAAACGGAGTGGATATGGAAATTTTCCCCGGAGAATTTTGTGCTATTGTCGGTACATCAGGGTCCGGTAAATCAACACTTCTCAATATGCTGGCAGGGCTGGAGAAACCGACGAAAGGGGAAGTGATCATTCAGGGAAAGCATATGGAGAAACTGAATGAAAATGAACTGGTACGTTTCAGAAGAGAGCGGATTGGGTTTATTTTTCAGTCATTCAACCTGCTGCCGACGATGAATGCCCTTGAAAATGTAGCACTTCCACTGAGCTTTCGCGGTATCAGAAAAAGAATCAGACTGAAGAGGGCTGCACAGCTGTTGAAGACAGTCGGATTGTCCGACCATTTGTTTCACAAGCCGATGCAGATGTCCGGTGGGCAGCAGCAGAGGGTAGGCGTGGCCAGAGCACTGGTGGTCGATCCGGCGATCATATTTGCGGACGAACCGACTGGAAACCTGGATTCCAACACATCTGCAGACGTCATGAGACTGATGCAGGATGTGGTGCGCAAACAGAAAAAGACATTGGTCATGGTAACGCATGACAATCATCTTGCAAGTTTTGCTGACCGTATTTTCCACATTATTGACGGGAAGATTGTAAAGATTGAAAACATGAGAGAGGGTAAAAAAGGATGA
- a CDS encoding sugar ABC transporter ATP-binding protein — MGLSEEYVLEMHDIVKEFPGVRALKGVQLKVRPGTVHTLMGENGAGKSTLMKCLIGIQPVTSGKILYKGKEVSFKSTQEALDAGISMIHQELSPVYERSVCDNVWLGREPKKGILTDHRKMYDDCVELFSRMGLDIDPHDKMKDLTVAKMQMVEIVKAVSYDSSIVIMDEPTSALTESEVEDLFQIIADLKEKGVAIVYISHKMDEIFRISDDITVYRDGEYIATDRAENLTQDKLIQLMVGREITDMFPKTECPIGDVVLKVEDLCAGRLVQHVSFELRKGEILGFAGLVGAGRTETMETIFGMRHKTSGKIVKDGKELEIKSPKDAIENHISLLTEDRRGNGIVGLLSVRENMVMANLNLKAYGMPLNAKKMREDAQTYIDKIRVKTPTMETPIQNLSGGNQQKVLVGRWLLTNPDVLIVDEPTRGIDVGAKSEIHALLSELAGQGKAIIVVSSEMPEVMGVADRMVVMHEGHVSGILDRSEFSQELIMKYATSHEGEAKAN, encoded by the coding sequence ATGGGTTTGAGTGAAGAATATGTTCTGGAGATGCATGATATCGTAAAAGAATTCCCTGGAGTTCGCGCATTGAAGGGCGTTCAGTTAAAAGTACGCCCGGGAACCGTTCATACGCTGATGGGCGAGAATGGTGCCGGAAAATCCACATTGATGAAATGCCTGATCGGCATCCAGCCGGTAACATCAGGAAAGATTCTCTATAAAGGAAAAGAAGTCAGCTTTAAGTCCACACAGGAGGCACTGGACGCCGGGATCTCGATGATCCACCAGGAACTCTCCCCGGTGTATGAGCGCTCCGTGTGTGACAACGTATGGCTTGGCAGGGAACCGAAAAAAGGGATCCTGACCGACCACAGGAAGATGTATGACGACTGCGTGGAACTGTTTTCGCGCATGGGCCTTGACATAGACCCGCATGATAAGATGAAAGACCTGACCGTCGCAAAAATGCAGATGGTTGAAATTGTAAAGGCGGTATCCTATGATTCATCGATCGTAATCATGGATGAGCCGACCTCGGCGCTGACGGAGTCAGAGGTTGAGGACCTGTTTCAGATAATTGCAGACTTGAAAGAAAAAGGCGTGGCCATAGTTTATATTTCGCATAAGATGGACGAGATCTTCCGGATCAGTGATGACATCACGGTGTACCGTGACGGGGAGTACATCGCGACGGACCGGGCGGAGAACCTGACGCAGGACAAGCTGATCCAGCTGATGGTAGGGCGCGAGATCACGGATATGTTCCCGAAGACGGAGTGCCCGATCGGGGATGTGGTGCTGAAGGTGGAGGACCTGTGCGCAGGCCGGCTGGTACAGCACGTATCGTTTGAGCTGAGGAAGGGAGAGATCCTGGGATTCGCAGGGCTTGTGGGAGCAGGCCGGACGGAGACGATGGAGACGATCTTCGGGATGCGGCACAAGACGTCGGGAAAGATTGTAAAGGACGGGAAAGAGCTGGAGATCAAAAGCCCGAAGGATGCGATTGAGAACCATATCAGCCTGCTGACGGAGGACCGGCGCGGGAACGGGATCGTGGGGCTGTTGAGCGTGCGTGAGAACATGGTCATGGCAAACCTGAACCTGAAGGCGTACGGGATGCCGCTGAATGCGAAGAAGATGCGCGAGGACGCGCAGACGTACATAGATAAGATCCGGGTGAAAACCCCGACGATGGAAACCCCTATCCAGAACCTGTCCGGAGGGAACCAGCAGAAAGTGCTGGTCGGCAGATGGCTGCTGACGAACCCGGATGTGCTGATCGTGGATGAGCCGACACGAGGGATCGATGTCGGGGCGAAGTCCGAGATCCATGCCCTGCTGTCGGAACTGGCAGGCCAGGGGAAAGCGATCATCGTGGTATCATCGGAGATGCCGGAAGTCATGGGAGTGGCGGACCGCATGGTGGTGATGCACGAAGGGCACGTGAGCGGAATCCTGGACCGTTCGGAATTCTCACAGGAATTGATCATGAAATATGCGACTTCCCATGAAGGGGAAGCGAAAGCGAATTAG
- a CDS encoding substrate-binding domain-containing protein, which yields MKRRVIAGILVGLLAIGTLAGCGGKDDSSSNTAKEDTASDEGGSDDADAADDSADAGDSEVGNITMIMALRDEFLSTLEAGAIAAADEMGINLTTQDAQSDTSKLLQFVETARNDGQKAIIVNPVDPETCPQIVEAAGDMKVVFVNRPPVDTEAVLNENVVYVGSDEMMSGKYQGDFLSEKFKAEGKDSIKYILLNGTIGNVSTTQRTASCLQAFEDNGIKAEEATAPLAADFDRATAQDMITPLLTTIEYDCIIANNDAMALGAIEALKDQGIDPTTVPVVGIDATVDGRQAVKDGTLAMTVFQDANGQGYGALKAAANLVSGTALNEGTDYELDETGNIMWVPFEPVTPDNVADYD from the coding sequence ATGAAGAGAAGAGTAATAGCAGGAATCCTGGTAGGTCTGCTGGCAATCGGCACACTTGCCGGATGCGGCGGAAAAGATGATTCATCATCCAACACAGCAAAAGAAGACACAGCGTCTGATGAAGGCGGATCTGACGATGCAGACGCGGCTGATGATTCAGCAGATGCCGGTGACAGTGAAGTTGGAAATATCACAATGATTATGGCACTGCGTGATGAGTTCCTTTCCACACTGGAGGCAGGTGCAATCGCTGCAGCAGATGAAATGGGAATTAACCTGACTACCCAGGATGCACAGTCCGATACAAGTAAACTGCTCCAGTTCGTTGAGACAGCAAGGAACGACGGACAGAAAGCAATCATTGTCAACCCGGTTGACCCGGAGACATGCCCGCAGATCGTAGAAGCTGCCGGTGATATGAAAGTCGTATTCGTTAACAGGCCGCCTGTTGATACAGAAGCTGTTCTGAACGAGAACGTGGTATATGTAGGTTCTGACGAGATGATGTCAGGTAAATATCAGGGTGATTTCCTTTCTGAGAAATTCAAGGCAGAAGGTAAAGATTCTATCAAATACATCCTGTTAAATGGTACAATCGGTAACGTTTCCACAACACAGCGTACAGCTTCCTGTCTGCAGGCATTTGAAGACAACGGAATCAAAGCTGAAGAGGCAACAGCTCCGCTGGCAGCAGATTTCGACCGTGCAACAGCACAGGATATGATCACTCCGCTGCTGACAACAATCGAATATGACTGTATCATTGCTAATAACGATGCAATGGCACTCGGTGCCATCGAAGCTCTGAAAGATCAGGGGATCGACCCGACTACAGTTCCTGTTGTAGGTATTGACGCTACAGTAGACGGACGTCAGGCTGTAAAAGACGGTACACTGGCTATGACAGTATTCCAGGATGCGAACGGACAGGGATACGGCGCGCTTAAAGCAGCAGCGAACCTGGTTTCCGGAACTGCACTGAATGAAGGTACAGATTATGAACTGGATGAAACTGGAAATATCATGTGGGTACCATTCGAGCCGGTTACTCCTGATAACGTAGCTGATTACGACTGA
- a CDS encoding metal-sensing transcriptional repressor, whose protein sequence is MRQCMDSDNLHRRLKKIVGQIQAIDRMIDEDIPCEDILMQINAAKSALHKAGQVVLEGHLQHCVRDGIEHGDVEKTIASFAKAVERFSNMK, encoded by the coding sequence ATGAGACAGTGTATGGATTCGGATAATCTGCACCGGAGGCTGAAGAAAATAGTAGGGCAGATACAGGCGATTGACCGGATGATCGATGAGGATATTCCGTGTGAAGACATTCTGATGCAGATCAATGCGGCAAAATCGGCACTGCACAAGGCCGGTCAGGTAGTATTGGAAGGGCATCTGCAGCACTGTGTACGTGACGGCATTGAACATGGGGATGTGGAAAAGACGATTGCCAGCTTTGCGAAGGCTGTGGAACGTTTTTCAAATATGAAATGA
- the mgtE gene encoding magnesium transporter, with protein sequence MNREIFMELLRQREFKAVRSVLNVMNAVDIASLLSELEDKELTITFRLIPKEKAADVFSNMNHSMQTYLVEMLTEKELREILDDLYMDDTVDILEDLPANLVTRILDTVTVQKRSLINQLLNYPDDSAGSIMTTEYVDLRKHTTVAQAMAHIKQVGIHRETIYTCYVLEKRKLIGIVTAKDLMTSEDDMLIENLMETEIISVSTHDDQEEVARLFTKYDLLAIPVVDKDEFMVGIVTVDDAIDVMEDEATEDITKMAAMSPSERTYFETPVLAHAKNRIVWLLVLMLSSTVTGAIITRYENAFAAIPLLVSFIPMLMDTGGNCGSQSSTLIIRGIALHEIEFKDIFRVMFKELRISLLVSVVLAAANAVRIMLVYHDLQMALVIGMSLIATVIVAKLIGCVLPLLAGKIHLDPAIMAAPLITTIVDTCSVIAYFSIATRVFAL encoded by the coding sequence ATGAACAGAGAGATTTTTATGGAACTCTTACGGCAGAGAGAATTCAAAGCTGTAAGAAGCGTTTTGAATGTCATGAACGCAGTGGATATTGCCTCACTGCTGTCGGAGCTTGAAGATAAGGAACTTACGATTACATTTCGTCTGATCCCAAAAGAAAAGGCTGCAGATGTTTTCAGCAATATGAACCACTCCATGCAGACGTATCTCGTCGAGATGCTGACAGAGAAAGAGCTGAGGGAAATTCTGGATGACCTCTATATGGATGATACCGTGGATATTCTGGAAGATCTTCCGGCGAATCTGGTAACCCGTATCCTTGATACGGTGACGGTTCAGAAAAGGAGCCTGATCAATCAGCTGTTAAATTACCCGGATGACAGTGCGGGAAGTATCATGACGACGGAGTATGTGGACTTAAGGAAACATACAACGGTTGCGCAGGCGATGGCGCACATCAAACAGGTGGGGATTCACAGGGAAACGATCTATACGTGTTATGTTCTTGAGAAAAGAAAACTTATCGGAATTGTAACTGCAAAAGATCTGATGACCTCGGAAGATGATATGCTGATTGAAAATCTGATGGAGACAGAAATCATATCCGTGAGTACCCACGATGACCAGGAAGAGGTTGCCAGGCTTTTTACAAAATATGACCTGCTGGCGATTCCGGTTGTTGACAAAGATGAATTCATGGTCGGGATTGTCACGGTAGACGATGCAATAGATGTCATGGAAGATGAAGCAACGGAAGATATTACCAAGATGGCTGCCATGAGTCCAAGTGAAAGGACGTATTTTGAGACGCCGGTTCTCGCGCATGCCAAAAACAGAATCGTATGGCTGCTGGTCCTCATGCTCTCGTCGACGGTGACAGGCGCGATCATTACGCGGTATGAGAATGCATTTGCCGCAATTCCCCTTCTTGTTTCGTTTATTCCCATGCTGATGGACACCGGGGGAAACTGTGGTTCGCAGAGTTCTACGCTGATCATACGTGGTATCGCACTCCATGAAATTGAGTTTAAGGATATTTTCAGAGTAATGTTTAAAGAACTGAGAATCTCACTGCTGGTGAGCGTGGTGCTCGCGGCAGCCAATGCAGTGAGGATCATGCTGGTGTATCATGATCTGCAGATGGCTCTTGTGATTGGCATGTCCCTGATTGCGACTGTGATCGTTGCAAAGCTGATCGGATGTGTACTGCCGCTGCTGGCCGGAAAGATACATCTTGACCCGGCGATCATGGCGGCGCCTCTGATCACGACAATTGTAGATACCTGCTCTGTGATTGCATATTTTTCAATTGCAACGAGAGTGTTTGCGTTATAA